The following nucleotide sequence is from Halococcus sediminicola.
CGGCCGATGCCAGTCTTCGCGAACGCTTCGAGCACTTCTCGATCATCTTTGAGCGAGCGGTTCCGGCGCGTCGTTCGCTGGACCGACCCGTACTGGCCGTGCATCGGTCGGTCGTGCCCGACGCGCTCTAAGAGGACGTCAGTCACGTCCTTGCGCAGGTCGTTCGCGTTGCGCTGAACATCCGACAACAACGTGTAGAGGTTGACCAGCACGGGCGTCTCGACGCTTTCGAGTGCGCTCATGTCCTCGCGTTCGAGCACATCGATCAGCAAGAGCATATCCGAGTAGACATCGATGTCCGGCTCCTCACGCTCTCGGTCCTGTTCATTACTCATGTCCGCGCCCGCGTTCATCGACAAGTGCGGTGCATCGTCCAGCACGGCGCTCTCGTCGGCCTCGGCGAGTTCGGTCAGCGTGCCCTCGCGCTCGTTGAGCACGTAGCGCGGGTGGAGAGCGAGCACCGCCGCGTACGGTTCGGCTTTCGGTGGAAGACGTTCGAGTTCGTAGCCATCGCTCGCGTCGCGTGCGTGTTCGGCGAGCGATTCGAACTGCTCGCGTTGCAGGGGTTGGGAATCGCTCGAATCAACGTCCTCGATGACGATGCGCTGGTTCTGTACGTCGGTGATCCGGAACCGCTTCGAAGCCAGCGGTGTGATAAGCGTCGCTTCGTCAGAGAGTTGCTCACACCGCTCGCAGAGTGTTTCCCACGTTGCACCGAACGGAATCGCCATACTCCGACTCAGAGACTCACGGTCTAAAGAACCGTGGGCTACACGCCGGATTCCGAGTCCATCGACCGTCGATCTGGAGACTCCCCGCTCTCGGAGAGAAAGAGAGAAGCTACTCTGTTCAGGGGCTGATCTCGTAGTATGCGATCTCAGCCGAGTCGCAGAGTGGGCACGAATCGGTCTCCGGTTCGACGTTCGCTCCACAGTTGCGGCACTCGACGACGTGCTCCTGTGTCGAGCGTGAGAGTATCCGTTTGACTGTCTGTATCATGAGAGGGAAAGAAAGCGTGTGACAGCACTCTTTAGAGGTCCGGACTGCGGTCCTCAGCGTGGATAGCTCCCAACCAGTTATACAGAGGTCGGCTAGCTAGATTCGTCATGCACAGTTATCTGTGAAATTTAGGCTGCCGAAGTTGGTTTCGGTATCTGTCGCACATGAGATGTTCATCTGCCGGACTTCAGACGACACGTCAATGATCCGGTGTTGGCGATGACACACTCGGCAGGGGGAGGCTAACCATATCAATCGGGCAACCGGTGTGGAGTTCGGCGATGGCCTCGGTCGCCTGTGGGGCATGCCGTGACTGACCACGACGTTGCGCGGCAGGCAGATCCCTAGTTTTGTCGAGCAGTGCCCCTCTCGCTACCAGGTCACCAAACCGTTTGTCCTCCGCTGCCGGCTCTCGCCCGGCGAACAATAATACGCACCCCGCGGGTAGCGCCGTCAATGAACGTCGCACTCGTCGTGATGGACACGCTGCGTTTTGATGCCTTCCGCGAACAGTTCGACTGGCTGCCGGGGATTCGATTCACGAACGCATGGGCGACGAGTCACTGGACCGTCCCCGTTCACGCCTCGTTGTTCGCCGGGAAGTACCCGAGCGAGCTCGGCGTTCACGTCGACAACCAAGCGCTCGACTGCCCGGAACCCGTGATCGCGGAACAGCTCAGCGAGACCGGCTACACGACGCATGCGTTCGCCAGCAACATCATCCTCGCCAGACCGTTCGGCTTCGACCGCGGGTTCGACGAGTACACCGGTACGTGGAAATTCCGTGCGCTCTCGGGCGACGTCTTCGACTGGGAGGTATTCGCCGACGAGCAGCAGGGACCGGCCGCCTACGCACAGGCAGGCTGGGACTGTCTTACTGAACCCTACGAGACGTGGCCATCGCTCGCACGCGGGGCGCGCGTCGCGCTCGATCGCGTCGATGAGCCGCCGGGCCACGAAACACAGGAAGCGCTTGATTACGTTCGACGGACGGAGTTCGGCGACCGCGAGTTCCTGTTCGTCAATCTGATGGACGCGCACATGCCGCATACGCCACCCGAGAGCTACCGGACCGCCGAGACCGACGAACCGTACGAGACGGCGACCGAGTACAACGGCTTAGTCGCGACTGCCGGCGATGGTCCCGATACCGGTTCTTCCGTGCTCAAGCAGGCCTACGACGACAGCGTGCGCTATCTCTCGGACGTGTATCGGAAGATGCACGCCGAGCTGCTGGCCGACTTCGACGTGGTCGTCACGCTCTCCGACCACGGCGAACTGTTCGGCGAGCACGATGTCTGGCAGCACTCCTATGGTGTGTATCCCGAACTCACACATGTCCCGTGCGTGATTTCGGGGGAGGGAATCGACGACGCGACCCGCACCGAGCCGGTCAGCCTGCTCGATGTCCACCGGACGCTGCTCAATCTCACGGGTATCGAGGGCGAGTCGTGGGGGAACGGACTGCTCGACGCGAGTGACCCGACCGTCACCGCCGATCCGACCCCGCGGGAGTGTCTCGTGGAGTATCTCGGGCCGAACCCCCGTAATCGAGAGAAGATCGAGCGGCTCGGCTACGACCCGACCCGATTCGACGAGGAGTTGTTCGGCATTGCGGCCGGCTCGTCGTACGGCTATGAGACGACCGATGGCTTCCGCGTCGCCGGCGACGCCGACGAGAGCGCGCTCCAAGAGCGACTCGCCGAACGCCGCGCGGAGATCGACCGGCGCGACGCGCGCTCCGAGCGCGGGGTTTCGGAAGCGACGCGCCGGCAGCTCGAACAGCTCGGCTACGCCTAGTCGCCGACGGCCACCATCCGTGAGAGCTCGTCGGGCTGGGCCTCGGCGAATGCTTCGAGCGCGGCTCGCTGGTGGTCGGGCATGACTTCGAGCACGACTGTGCCCTCGAACTGGCGGTCGAGCAGCCGCGCGGTCGCCACGAGGTCGATATCGCCCTCGCCGAACGCCAGTCCGTCCTGGGTGGGCGTCGAATCACAGACATGGACCAGTTCGGTCTGGTCGCCGTATGTCTGGAGGAGTCCTTCGAGTTCG
It contains:
- a CDS encoding sulfatase-like hydrolase/transferase; translated protein: MNVALVVMDTLRFDAFREQFDWLPGIRFTNAWATSHWTVPVHASLFAGKYPSELGVHVDNQALDCPEPVIAEQLSETGYTTHAFASNIILARPFGFDRGFDEYTGTWKFRALSGDVFDWEVFADEQQGPAAYAQAGWDCLTEPYETWPSLARGARVALDRVDEPPGHETQEALDYVRRTEFGDREFLFVNLMDAHMPHTPPESYRTAETDEPYETATEYNGLVATAGDGPDTGSSVLKQAYDDSVRYLSDVYRKMHAELLADFDVVVTLSDHGELFGEHDVWQHSYGVYPELTHVPCVISGEGIDDATRTEPVSLLDVHRTLLNLTGIEGESWGNGLLDASDPTVTADPTPRECLVEYLGPNPRNREKIERLGYDPTRFDEELFGIAAGSSYGYETTDGFRVAGDADESALQERLAERRAEIDRRDARSERGVSEATRRQLEQLGYA